GTCATAAAATGAAAAGTTTACATTTAACTAAAGAGGAtggatacatttttaatattagtgTACACATTCTAAAGGTCATACTATAAAATAGATCACGATATTGCAGTTTTACTGTCTAAGCATAAATTGGCCAGCGTTGAATAAATTTGACAAacaacaaagttaatcactcaTATCTATATTGTTTGTTATGATGGTATCTTACGAACACGATCGTACCTTTGGACTACTGACCCAAAATTACTGAGGGGCTGAAGTTTGGAAAGGACCCAAATGGGGATCTGTCCATCCAGGCTCTGTCATCTCTGTATACAGTAATTCAAATTTTAGCATctcaatacaataataatttatatactattAAGCTGGactcaaattaattaaaactggatatttgaaataatttataaaatttaattttaatacttGTTTTAAGCGTTTTtcacataataaataattgattaaattttgctggtttatttattttttttattcacagtCTAAGTGGAAATATAATTAAACTACAGCAACTGGCTTTCCTTCTGATGAAGGtttggttttatttttgttgtgcaattaattttgtatttatgttttaCTGTTGATTGTAATTcagttttttatattaaattattaataatatatttacagtacagtgcagcatgtactgtataatacattttttacctTGATTTCTAAATAAACATCCTAATAAATGACTATCaattacaaaatagtttatccatacTGTAAATTGGTGAGTTACttgcgtatgaaataaaaaacaaacaagcatattaaaatgtacacttactgtacattaattattattattattatccaggtaagctagacacgaaaatagatataatattttttcatCCCGTGTACAAACTTGGACgcaaaagaaatattaaatacagtaaattaaaCTATCGGATGATTTAGACATTAGCTAGTTTTTCTTCACAGTTGAATGGATTCTAGGCAAAAACTGATTATGTCAGCATTCAACGTATGGCTGCAGCAATTTAGCAAAGAATAGGCTGGTTACACGTTGAATGGCCACTTTGATGGGATTAACATACCAAACCAGACAAACCATAGTTAAGTGAATAATAATGGCAATGTATAGTACAGTTATATTGACAACACAGTGTTTGAATTCATGGATGTGTTTTAATTAGTATAACAATCTCATGGACTGGGCCGaacaacaattaaacaaattaaaaactaaataaaatacagtagtacaagGGTGTCAATTGAGGTCAATATGTTAGTGTTAGCGATAACATATCCTGATCAGTGGAACAGGATCAAGGAAGATGGAGCTATTCAAATTGGGCATTACCATGCAGACTGCGATTGATTCTAATGGTTACTGTAGCTCCTAATCAGCATTACAATCCACTAATCAGGGTAACACAGAGGTCCCTGGTTTAGTTCCACTACGTGGCCCTCAATGCCTTTTTCTTTCTCTGAGCCTTGCTCAGGAGCCTCCATAAGTTCTGAAGccttgggtttagccagtgagcggtCATACGCTAGTTGCTCTGCCACTGCCACTTACAGTAGTGCGAACAAGGCCTTAGACTCTCAACATTTTCAAAGATTTCTATAGTGTAATAATACTACAGTATGAATGTTGCTTAGTGATAACAATGTGACATAAACCTTAAACAAACAATCCTACAGTAACTCAAGGAGGTGACAAATCTCCATGCATCATATCATGTACATTGTATTATGTTCATAATCTGTTTAAATCAGGTTTATCATAATGTGAATAAAAACCTGATAATCTGTATGTAAATAGAGATTGCAGGATATTGAATGACGTGCTTACTAAATGCAAGTTACCTGTACTAGCGTCGGGGAGATTTGTCATAAAGGTATGTCCGGCTAAATATTGTCGAACGCGCCCAAAAATTGGACGCAATCAGGACAAATTACTGGCGTGTCCGAGGCTTCAGAATTGGGCGACATTTATGGTCAGCACTGTCCACTTATAAAAGGGTTcaataacttaattttaaagtacattttttCTTGTTTCCTAAAGTGAAGTCTTCTGTGCACCCCTACAGTACACTGACAATAGTCTATGCTATTGAATAACATTGCTATAATTTCTTGAATCtgacaaaatttttttttttaagtatttactgtaactactgtataactgtattttagtaacattttaacttttaaaaatagcaAAAATAGAACaccaaaatacagtatattttggtGTCCTACATTATTTTTGCCATTTGCTTTGCTAGATTTGTTTTGCtagaaagaaattgaaattttaaaataaaaataactgtcAAAATACCATGGTTTCATtgtaattgtataaaaaatgaaatgaaaagaaATTCACAAATCCTATAGTAGGAGGTTAAGAAAAGAATTTCAGAAACAGAATGTTCTGTGTAACCTTGCAAAATAATTGCAATGGAATTTTATTCACACACTCGGAAAATCCGTAAATTCTTCAACAAATTAGTCAAATACGTGGGTAGGCCCAGTACTTTAACTCCTAATGAAGAATGTCCTATCAAGTATCATACTGTGAGTACAAACATGACATCACAAAGATTTGGTAGACGTTGGCCTGATGCCCTCGTTTACTGTATTGTGACTTTGTGGAGTAAACAGATTCATTGTCACTCAACCaatgattaaacaaacattgtgtACTGTATGACTAAGAAATTCCTAAAATTATGGAATATAAAAAGATTGaccaataaaaagaaacaaatactACAGAATAGGAAAATTCTTTGGTAGCTAAAGATTACATCAATTGTAGCAATTACGAAAGCCattttgaatattgtttttttttttctaacttAATGATTGCAGCTATTtcgttaattttttttctactgTAGGCCTGGGCTATGGATTTTCCTAAATTGTGGATAATAAACAatggatttattttttttcttcagtttTCAGGGCCTATCTGGATCctaacaaaacaacaaaaaaacctaAATGCATGCAAATTCACTTATTACAGTTGAGTTAGCCTATCTGGGAAAATCCACAGACTTTAATCATTTTggaagtttgtttttttaataatgcAGATCAAAACTCAATAAATCTTGTAAtttgttataaaaattaattacctGAGAAAGAATATGCTATTTATTCCATCAAAATTATACTTAGTAGATCTTTGGTAAAATTCATTCAGATACAAAGATCCTAAAATGAGTTAAGAACACATTGTACTATACTGAATGAGATAATTTGCATGCAAACAAACAGGTTTAGATCGTTTCAAATCATGcttgaaataaaaagtaattgGTATTAACAAATTTGAAGTCAACACTACAACTATTAAGAACAAAATGTGCAACAAATAAAGGTAAAATGGTAGATAAAATTATGCAGGTTTTTGCATACTTTAATACAGTGAATGTATTCAGTGTTAATAACGTGTTATTTGATACTTTGTATGCATTATGATGGCAATCTTGGAAAAACTTGGTTAAATACAGTACTGTCAatttggtggttatgatgcatGACGTCTGCAAACTCCAAAGTCATGGGTTCAAATCCTCATtgattacagtactgtacaggaTTTTTTTTAGGAGGCTTAATGAATAACTGTTGATATTGTAAATTTAAGACTTGTATGCAGTTAAGTCGATATGACTGTCTTgggagattttttttttttttaattacagttttctcctattttaatggaaaaaaatcTGTCACAGTTTATCGAGGTAAGCGAGGCACGAAATAGAAATGGTATCTTCCAACACAAATCAACAGTGATGGCGGATTTGTCTGTTGATACAGTAGAGAgaaaattttaacttttttcccCGAAGAAAAcaagggctattgtcggtttatccaggttaGCTAGGCACGAAATTGAGTACTCTACTAAAATTCTGTACAGTAGCACTCATCCGCGTACAAATCTACACATCTTTTTcccataaacaaaataaatgggtacaaattataaaaagtgTCAAAAGAAGGTATCATTTTGAGACGGCAACCTGTAAGCAACGTGGGAAAGTCACCAGGTCAAAGACATATCAAGGGAATCACATTAGGAACCAATGACTGCACCAATTAAGAAATTCTTCAAAAGATTTACACAaccataaaaaacaaaaacaaagtaaaGTCTTTGTGATATCAGCCTTAGCTTGCAATGCATTCATTCATGTGAATGGAGTATTGTTGTATAAATAGCTAAATTATTTTGCCAGGGTTCAACCAAGTGACATTTTAAGCAACTAAAATAACTTCTAATCCAGGGTGTTTACCCCAAATTTGAAATATCAATGTCGGTATATATATACGGTACCCACAATAGGGATTACTGACGGACTTCATACTTATTACTGTCAAGCTTTATTTATCTACTGTACACTGTTACTGGTACGTTAATTGGATCGAAATGTGAAATTTATATCCCAATGTTCTTACTAACAACCGAAAATGTCATTAGGGTGTTACATAGTTATTCATTAATTATTctcaatttaaaattcattctTCAACCCTACCCAACCAATTTGTCTTGGTATTTCAATGCTTTTGATGTTTGCTGTATTTTTATCTGATCCTAATTCCATCACTTCTTCTCATCTACAGTACAGACAGTCTGTATGCTCAGTCATAGTTAGTATGTTTATACAGACTAATATTGTTCTTCTTCTTTCTAAAGGTTACAGTAGATCTAGGCACTTTAAGTCAACTTAAAGCTTGCATGTACATAACAATGTAAAATGCCAGTGTATATTTCAACCTTAATAATAAGTTTACACTGACTATTATATCCCAGCTCGCTCAAAAACTAAAGTCTGCATGGGTGAAAGGATCAACTTGAAATTTCTGTATtaatgaattgaaaagtcaTGGTATAAAAATcgcattaaaaaatgtaatgttaactttaaaataatattttgataccAATAGAATTCATGGCATGCTTTGTACAGTAAAGTCAATGTACTGTATGACTGACTGCAAACTATACCATTACACGGTTACAAGTAAATATCATGTCTGaataattgaatttgaaaacaCTGTTATTGCCTAAAGCAGTTAAGAAATTCGGTATAGGACCACGCATGTAGATTTCTTTATAAACTGACTGACTATCTACAGTGCTCTGGTAAATTAAATGTTGTCGCCAAAATTACAAAGACATCTACATTGAAGGTCAAGGGTTATTGTTCGGTAGAGCCCAAGTGCATGTGTCCCAGGCTATTGTTTAAAAGATCTAATCTAAAACAGCAATCAATAAGCTATACAGGGCTTATAACACAAGCTTGTGCAACCACAGAGTAAAGTTAATTATAATGACTTCctattaattaatatgttaTTCAAGATAATGCCTAGAACATATAGAACAGCAGTTTTTTTGCTCCTGAAAAtgtgaaatcattttaaacgtGTTTGAGCACATTGCTTAAAATGAGAAAATAGAATAGGAACTATTACTAGCAATACACGAAATAACATCAAGATCATATCATATCAAATTCCATACTGTAGactatataattaaataatctaaTGGTCTCATTTCACAAAATTGTACTGTTCCTTTaggataatatttattttatagattcATAGCATtcaatttatcaaaataaacattttatgtaCTGGCCAATATAATCCCTTGTTGTTGAAAAATACGGTACCTTCAAGAGAGAACTTATAAACATCCggtacaatactgtaaatactacttacaaaattgtaaatgtttaattttcCGATCTTCACCGTTTGTTGCGATTAAACATCCCTACAGTACCTATTAactgtacagtagtactgtactgtatgactaaaacaAAGTACATTATACGTACACAGTagtacaattaatattttaaaaacctaTATTTGTATTCATTAACTATATTAATTATAGTAATCATTATTTCAGAATGTTAATAATGTATCTTCTACAAATGTTCCCCATCACTTTATCTGGGTCATTCCACCTCAATTCCATCAATGACTTACATCGTCGCATCATGGATTTTGCTTAAATTTGGTACGCAAAGAGAAAGCCGAACtacctgtaggcctatatattataataaaatataagcTAAAATGTCATATTTCCTAATTTTCGTTATCAGTTAGCAAGATTTGAACAACTGAATTTTTCCGAGTTTTTGTGCAAAAGGGCGCAACCTCAGTATTTTAAGTTTAAATAGCAATAAATAAGGTATCATTggataataaattacaataaaaatagagTTCTCATTGTTGATGGAACATTATATCATGTGACAatgtaaaatttcatttttgttgttggttGAAATGGCCTACTTGATATCTTTAAataagttaacaaaaaaacCCAGATCTACAAATACTTTTGTCCTTGCTCATAAATAACCTTTAGCCATCACCAAATTTATCCTAATAAAATTCACAATATAGTAGTACTTTTTAAGTGCAGAAACTTTATCAAGTCTAGGCTTGTTAGCAATTAAAGAGGTCAAGATAGGAGCATGCCAAAGGCAGGTTCAATGCTTGTCTCTTGCTGGGAACGAGGAATGTCACTGGTGTCTTCTTCGTCATGCTAATTCCACGAGTGTACGGTAACAAAAAGGTGAAATTTGTACTTTACGTTCATGGAGATACAGTAAATcatgaaattaaaaaacatatttttttaaatatcaattatttaaatttgtagaaaaCTGTTTTGTGTTTTCCTTGTATTAGTACCAAATCTATCAATAAAGCTCAACAattagtaaaacaaaaataaaaaaattactgtaaaatttAAGTCTTATTTTATTCTGGTTTCATGTACCATTAGTTACTGTACATTACAATGTAGGTAAATCAAAGTGCAGTAGGATCAGTAGTACAGTACCAAAATAAAATTTGACCCAGAATTAATTGAAACTACCGAAATCCTAATCAATGGCTGAAACCATTATAAGGACAGTCAAATAAATTCAATGCCCTGGTCCATGGCCAGCCTTAAATACAGActtttcaaattattaaattttatgtcACATTCATAAAGGTACAGCCCCCACTAATTAATAATTCGGTATCTAGGCTACTATCATTACGATGTGGTGGGATGAAAATCATTTGAAATGCTCTTTACTTGAAaactgtttctgctgccaagaaaataccgtatttaataccgtattttattggcagcagaaactgcgctcataaaaaaaataccgtattttgtataccgtattttccccacaaaatttgtggataaaatatggtatttacaaatttataccatattttttttacccatttctgctgccaataaaaaataccgtatctGCGAAAGCAGTAACATTGCAAaagacaataactcggggaggaaacgaattacttgtccccattacgatgttttctgtgctctcacaacatctgtGTCAATAGGGATAGGCtgttcctttattgcgacttttaattatcgaccaaataaatgaatggcaatttgggtaaaaatgatgaaatttaacacgatcaccgaagaagtattgttagcagaaacggggtactaaaatttaataccgtattttataccgtattttgagcagttgcagcagagaCAGGTCCTATGACTGGCCTATCTTTAACTTTTACAAAGGCAAACGTTTAAATTATCCATTTATAAAATTCCCACGGCACCAGCAGGTTGACTGAGCCTACAGAATACAATACATGCTCTTTCTCAGGCAGGCAGCCTACAACCAAAAATAAGTTGGGCCTAAAACATCACCACTCCTAGACCACTTCACTACAGgctttaaatatcaattttttaaatgttttcaattataaaCAACTTACCTTATCTATGATAAATAATGAGTTCcgttatattaataattttattgaaaatccACAGTATTTACGATCAAAGTAAAACATCTGATTACGTCGACCAAAACCCAAAAGGTGTTTTTAGGTAGTGAATGCCACTTCCGGTTGAAAACATTGTTATCACGTGACACAAACAAGGTTTAAACTAGTACGCGTTTAGCCAATGGAAAAGCGTAATATAAAGATATACACATTGTGATTGGCAAATATAATCTTTTCTAACAACTCCTAACATTGCAGATCTAACACAATATGCAGTTTCTGCAATCTCACGTTGGTGGCGATATGTATAAAAACCAAGAAAAgaagtcatatatactttattgtccatttaaaaaacagaaatgtgatttgaaaactggcaaaatacaaaaatataaaatacaatttacaaaaacacacacaaaaagttaagaggctaaaaattgttaaaattagataaaaattatcggttacaattacattttacctttgtactctggagttatataagaAGAACTGTATCGATTTATTTGGCCTTTATTTagggtaaaataaataattattacaagtACTAGTACACAATAGACACATTCTACTGTataaaatttagtttatttgttaaaaatatttagatGTTCTTATATCCAAAAACGTTTTAAGTCTCAAAGTGcaaagaaattgaaatatggaaagtacatttataaatataagtCTTTAATTCCTCGTGTACACCCgtaattattatttagaattatactatataaatttataaattaaattaataaccttgttcaataaatatttgtaattgtaaattttaattaaagcttgtagttaaaaacaaattacagtattttgtaaaatttaattCAGTTCAAATTGTAAattacttaaaaatatatttgatgtAATCACATACAAATATGtacaaaacacaaaaatattaGAAACAGATAagatcatttttaaatttgattaaagaaatattttactgaaACAGTAAAATTGATTCCACACAAGGTTGTATAATGAACAAATGCTaggtcaacaaacatattaatatactactaataattataacaagatgaggtaaacaaaaacaatcaacaaaatattaaatattataacataccaaatataaatactgtatatcagtatgaataaatatataaaaatatagttaatactatatattatattaaaatataataatatatattaaaacaattttaatataaattcgAATTTTACTCCAAAGCCCTCAACCTTGTTGTAGCATATCTTTAACGAGAGATTCCAACTTATACAAATGTTCGTCTTTATGTTCTGGGACAATCACCCTCATTGCGGTGGCAAGCTGTAGCAAATATTCTGAGTTTGGTCCGCTCGGTCCGTGAGATTCTATAACTTGTTTTGCGATGTCTTCTTCTGGTGCTGGACCTAAATAATGCGGGTTTTGTTCATTGGCTATGTAAAGGTTGATTGTAAATGGCTTAGTGGCGCTATCTTGCGGCTGAAACAATACTTCTATACTCGAATATCCTGCTTTTTCTCGGTGATCTAAATTAGTAATCGTTTCTTCACGTGATTCTTCAGAAAGTTTATAGGCTATACCCCACACGAGTTCcttttaaacaaaaatcaatgCTATTAAATATCAAACAGaaatgaaacatttttaaaagaaaatttattGCCAATGTACTGTTTTATTGAGCATGTTTAGgtttagttatttatattaaatatctaAGTTGGTGATTTATCCACCAAATTAGCGATAATTATAACATCGTTCATGGCTAGCTCGTCATgcactttttttattttgtgcgAAATCACACATTGTTGTTCATCTTTGttttttaagaaataaatattgagcatgatggtaaaaaatatgaaattttgGCAATATTTTGATTTCTTTTCTGAAATTGTTGTTGAGATATGCTGTTTACAATGAACATGAATATACAGAATATAATTTGTTACCTCTGGATTTTTCACTAGCGTTACGACTCTACCAggctaaaaaaaaagaaacattaccCATATGTTATGATCCTGAATGAATCAATATGTTACAGTAatttttatcattaataataatattcgttATGAAAATGTGAATATTTCTCAGGAACAGGTTACCAATACCATACAATATTAATTCCACTGATTGATACTctagtataatattataaaaagtaTTACTGCATTTATATTTCCTCATTGTTTTGCCGAAAACCCATGTCATAAAAATAATGACATGTTTTGTTATTCTGTCAAAACAGCAACTTACTAACAAACATGCAAGACCTCattcatgtctatataatatggggTCCTAGCCTAAAAACTGAATGCCTACTAGACTACTCGTCGTACGAAAATATTCTAGGCCTATTACACCACCACACTAACCAGCCTAGTAAAgtggagtaggcctaggccctactactAGCTAGACTCTAGAGCATCCCTTACCTTACCTGTCTCGGCGTTCCACGGTGATCTGGGCTACCTTGCCAAAATCTCCGTGAAAACCCTTCAATGTATCCAATCATCTTTTCCTCATAACTGAAATCAACTTTCCAAGTCAAAGATCCATATCCAAATACCCAcatctttatttatattatattaaaaattaattttgtgtcCGTcatctactgtatataaataactagcctagctagctagataGCCTAAATTCTGGGCAGATTTTGTGTTGTGAAGTGGCGCAAGATAGGGAACTCCTATCTCTTATACACTGCGCATGAGTGAAATTCCATGGGCAGCCATTCCGGCAAGCAAGTTACGCGATCACATACCCCGGAAGTGTATAATAAACCATTGAACCACATCCACGTGTGACGTGTTATTGTTTGTTCGGGAAGTTTTCTCGTGTTGTATTGGGTAAATTGTAGTGGTaagtttttagaatatatatttttttgttagtaaacattaacaaaattattaaattgttgtttaaatttagttcAGGCAGGCGTTTCTGCGCAATCCGATCtagggcctagtactagtagtagtaggcctgggCATATTTAATGccgaatactaggcctagtttagttagtatgattaataaaaaaaagtctggGAGGATGAATGATATTGATTGGCGTCTTGATGATAGATGGATCAAACAAGGCTTGGATGGATggaagattaagaaaaaaactGAAGCTGTTCGGGAATTaggaatttttaataaaaatgtacaagacAATATagcgttttattaataataacattaacagaaataattaaatgtaatgaaatcaAAAATCGTGAggatgttgttattgttgttaattTGTCGTTGTCTTGctttacatgtttgtttgtcttgttttgtttctgtttgtttAAACTCCAATATGATTACAATTTCTTAACTGGCTACCCGTCACAAGTTTTTTTGGAGGGAAACCTCCAAATGTTATTACTTTCTGGGTGTtgcctcttaattatttatatttaaattgttattttgtttactttgaaatgataagaaataaatgttattatgaatgaatgaattgtttgttttttttat
The window above is part of the Antedon mediterranea chromosome 10, ecAntMedi1.1, whole genome shotgun sequence genome. Proteins encoded here:
- the LOC140060302 gene encoding putative glutathione-specific gamma-glutamylcyclotransferase 2, which produces MWVFGYGSLTWKVDFSYEEKMIGYIEGFSRRFWQGSPDHRGTPRQPGRVVTLVKNPEELVWGIAYKLSEESREETITNLDHREKAGYSSIEVLFQPQDSATKPFTINLYIANEQNPHYLGPAPEEDIAKQVIESHGPSGPNSEYLLQLATAMRVIVPEHKDEHLYKLESLVKDMLQQG